In the Colwellia sp. 20A7 genome, one interval contains:
- a CDS encoding EF-hand domain-containing protein, which produces MNIYIKQAIVVTLLVLASSQVLAKSNQNSEDRPSRPTFESIDSNSDGDIDFDEFSSHELPHGDHQTVFDEMDTDNNGVISNEEFTNHKPPRPKGRKDN; this is translated from the coding sequence ATGAATATATATATCAAGCAGGCAATAGTCGTTACATTATTAGTCTTAGCCTCAAGCCAAGTATTAGCAAAAAGTAATCAAAACAGTGAAGATAGACCATCTCGCCCTACTTTTGAATCAATAGACAGTAATAGTGATGGTGATATCGATTTTGACGAATTTTCATCTCATGAACTGCCGCATGGTGATCATCAAACTGTATTTGATGAAATGGATACTGACAATAATGGCGTAATCAGTAATGAAGAATTTACTAATCATAAACCACCAAGACCAAAAGGTCGTAAGGATAATTAA
- a CDS encoding response regulator has product MSNSILIVEDEIKLAELLADYFKLTEYEPHLIHHGDEVIDWVKKHQPSAILLDIMLPGKNGIDICKEIRQFSNIPILLVTAKVDEIDRLLGLELGADDYICKPFSPREVVARVKAVLRRTQTIQYATEILKLDEHRFTVEYHNQEVTLTSVEFQLLKPLANKPERIFTREQLMQNMYSDQRIVNNRTIDSHIKKLRKKLADISEGKDWIQSVYGTGYRLML; this is encoded by the coding sequence ATGTCAAATTCAATATTGATTGTAGAAGATGAAATTAAGCTTGCAGAGCTATTAGCTGATTATTTCAAACTAACAGAATATGAACCTCATTTAATTCATCATGGCGATGAAGTTATTGATTGGGTAAAAAAACACCAGCCTAGCGCAATTTTACTCGATATCATGTTGCCAGGTAAAAATGGCATAGATATATGCAAAGAAATTCGCCAATTTTCGAATATCCCTATTTTACTCGTTACTGCAAAAGTTGATGAAATCGATCGATTATTAGGACTAGAGTTAGGTGCTGATGACTATATATGTAAACCTTTTAGCCCGCGTGAAGTTGTTGCTCGAGTTAAAGCCGTTTTAAGAAGAACCCAAACGATTCAATATGCTACTGAGATATTAAAACTTGATGAACATCGTTTTACCGTTGAATATCATAATCAAGAAGTAACACTAACCTCGGTAGAGTTTCAATTATTAAAACCTTTGGCTAACAAACCAGAAAGAATTTTTACCCGTGAACAGTTAATGCAAAACATGTATTCGGATCAACGCATTGTAAACAACCGTACAATTGACAGTCACATTAAAAAACTTCGCAAGAAGCTTGCTGATATTAGTGAAGGAAAAGACTGGATTCAATCCGTTTATGGCACGGGTTATCGCTTAATGTTGTAG
- a CDS encoding response regulator transcription factor — MNKKHILLIDDDHELAELLVDYLAQQNFLVHCCFDGQSGLEQAFTNKYDLILLDVMMPKLNGFEVLKALGQEHKTPVLMLTAKGDHSDKVRGLELGADDYLAKPFHHQELLARINAILRRIQLVSQQNEPSIQATHEQEKSLLTVNDIALNHAIRAASCHGNSIELTGTEYQILTLLLENHGKIISKDTISEQVLSRKLSPFDRSIDVHIGNIRRKFLPFCSGEKIKTVRGAGYLFLTGEDS, encoded by the coding sequence TTGAATAAAAAGCATATATTATTAATTGATGATGATCATGAGTTAGCAGAGCTTTTAGTCGATTACTTAGCCCAGCAGAATTTTCTTGTTCACTGCTGCTTTGACGGTCAATCTGGTCTCGAGCAGGCTTTCACTAATAAATACGATTTAATCTTACTTGATGTAATGATGCCAAAGCTTAATGGTTTTGAAGTATTGAAAGCACTGGGTCAAGAGCACAAAACGCCTGTTTTAATGTTAACAGCGAAAGGCGATCATAGTGATAAAGTTCGAGGCTTAGAATTAGGTGCTGATGATTACCTAGCAAAACCTTTTCATCATCAAGAATTATTAGCACGTATTAATGCAATTTTACGTCGAATTCAATTAGTGAGCCAACAAAACGAGCCTTCCATTCAAGCGACTCACGAACAAGAAAAGTCTCTTTTAACAGTAAATGATATAGCACTTAATCATGCGATAAGAGCGGCCTCTTGCCATGGGAATTCCATTGAATTAACAGGTACTGAATATCAAATATTAACGTTATTATTAGAAAATCACGGTAAAATAATTTCTAAAGATACCATTTCAGAGCAAGTATTAAGCCGAAAACTTAGTCCGTTTGATCGTAGTATTGACGTACATATTGGTAATATTCGTAGAAAATTCCTTCCTTTTTGTTCCGGTGAAAAAATAAAAACAGTCCGTGGTGCTGGTTATTTATTCTTAACAGGTGAGGATAGTTAA
- a CDS encoding DUF748 domain-containing protein yields MNTSASTQKKSLFSHKLLKIIPAIFISIYLIIWGISSPLSKYFIEPLLQEQGLTLSSEASIYYNPFLSQLTISDFALYSNNANEAEKVLSLNKLTVRLTLYRLLFDEIVVSEFELNDVYLKVVKTPSQLIIAGIDLNKESDTAPEEKTPETVSEPLPYQLILPRLSLNKVNIDINNNEIPHQIDINELLISEIKANLESQTARVSFQSAIDGTALEIVADAVFDNGQGEVNSQLSINDYPIQKIQPYVTELSELSGFLSFTSQQKVTIASDIVTLHVNKAELSNKDLIVGYQEQFFNLKYFKTSIDDLLLTLNGDKITELSGMSQLTLNDAEVHYEKTSQKLAYIKQLALQDISFYLTDGEPQVKIANLIIDEIYGSKNEETTYPPIVALKQFSVKDVFANAKQLSIDTIILDSLQSNLILNEESAIANLVSLPISEAEPEKDEVLEEVVTVEVETSPQEIPFIISLNKFSLISDNQLTLIDNSVEPMMQSKVIIDTLTLGALSNAANKQEEQTPFELKGRINKYAHFDFKGFSLPFSQTQKHHLEGSLQELSLPAVSRYMKKAVNMELKSGQLNTDIKVTLTGEELNGKVLILLRSLETAVAGNDEAGSLIDQGALPFNMALGMLKDGHGDVELDVDLSGSTSDPSFGMSSIVTLITQKAIWMATKDYVMTTFVPYANVVSVAMSVGEFALKLRFDDLIYQTKQIEPNEAQQAYLQGFIALMQDKEKTRVNICGISVPADINLNAGTKVTDIKHINQLKEIAEQREATFKDYIIEHGGIASSRLLLCAPKIDSSENAQPRIELSV; encoded by the coding sequence ATGAACACATCTGCTTCTACTCAAAAAAAGTCACTTTTTTCACATAAATTATTAAAAATAATTCCGGCAATATTTATAAGTATCTACCTGATTATTTGGGGTATTTCATCGCCTCTTAGTAAGTATTTTATTGAGCCTTTATTACAAGAACAAGGATTAACACTATCATCTGAGGCGAGTATTTACTACAACCCCTTTTTAAGCCAATTAACGATTAGTGATTTTGCTCTATACAGCAATAATGCAAATGAAGCAGAAAAAGTACTTTCTTTAAATAAATTAACCGTTCGTTTAACGTTATATCGTTTATTGTTTGACGAAATAGTCGTCAGCGAATTTGAATTAAATGACGTTTATCTTAAAGTAGTCAAAACCCCTTCTCAGTTAATCATTGCGGGTATTGATTTAAATAAAGAAAGCGATACGGCACCTGAAGAAAAAACGCCTGAAACTGTATCAGAGCCACTTCCGTATCAACTGATATTACCGCGACTATCATTAAATAAAGTCAATATTGATATAAATAATAACGAAATACCTCATCAAATAGATATCAATGAACTATTAATTAGCGAAATAAAAGCAAACCTAGAATCTCAAACTGCACGAGTAAGTTTCCAGAGCGCTATAGATGGCACAGCACTAGAAATAGTTGCTGATGCAGTATTTGATAATGGACAAGGTGAAGTTAATAGTCAGTTATCAATAAACGATTACCCAATTCAAAAAATACAGCCTTACGTCACTGAACTCTCTGAACTTAGCGGTTTTCTTTCATTTACAAGTCAGCAAAAAGTAACTATCGCGTCAGATATAGTTACTTTACATGTTAATAAAGCGGAACTGAGTAACAAAGATCTTATCGTTGGTTATCAAGAACAATTTTTTAACCTTAAATACTTTAAAACAAGTATCGATGATTTACTACTTACGCTTAATGGCGATAAGATCACTGAACTAAGTGGTATGAGCCAACTAACGCTAAATGATGCAGAGGTTCATTATGAAAAAACAAGTCAAAAGTTGGCTTATATTAAGCAATTAGCATTACAAGATATTAGCTTTTATTTAACTGACGGCGAGCCGCAAGTAAAAATAGCAAACCTTATTATTGACGAAATTTATGGCTCAAAAAATGAAGAGACAACATACCCACCTATCGTTGCTTTAAAACAATTTAGTGTTAAAGATGTTTTTGCCAATGCAAAACAACTCTCTATCGATACGATAATTTTAGATAGTTTACAAAGTAACTTAATTTTAAATGAAGAAAGTGCGATAGCTAATTTAGTTTCATTACCTATATCAGAAGCCGAACCTGAAAAAGATGAGGTGCTAGAAGAAGTGGTAACAGTTGAAGTTGAAACCTCACCACAAGAAATCCCCTTCATTATTTCATTAAACAAGTTTTCATTAATAAGCGATAACCAGCTAACTCTCATAGATAATAGTGTTGAGCCTATGATGCAAAGTAAAGTGATTATAGACACACTAACGTTAGGTGCATTAAGTAATGCAGCGAACAAACAAGAAGAGCAAACACCATTTGAATTAAAAGGCCGTATTAATAAATATGCGCATTTTGACTTTAAGGGCTTCAGCCTGCCCTTTTCTCAAACACAGAAACACCATTTAGAAGGATCTTTACAAGAGCTTTCGTTGCCAGCAGTCTCTCGCTACATGAAAAAAGCGGTAAATATGGAACTAAAAAGTGGACAACTCAATACTGACATAAAGGTGACGCTAACTGGCGAAGAACTTAATGGCAAAGTGCTTATTCTCTTACGGAGTTTAGAAACAGCCGTAGCAGGAAATGATGAAGCGGGCTCTTTAATTGATCAAGGTGCATTACCTTTTAATATGGCACTTGGTATGCTGAAAGATGGTCATGGTGATGTAGAGCTTGACGTAGATCTATCGGGTTCAACCTCAGATCCAAGCTTTGGTATGAGTAGTATAGTAACGTTAATAACCCAAAAAGCAATTTGGATGGCTACAAAAGACTATGTTATGACTACATTCGTCCCTTACGCTAATGTTGTTTCTGTTGCGATGAGTGTAGGTGAATTTGCCTTAAAATTACGCTTTGATGATTTGATATATCAAACTAAACAAATTGAGCCAAACGAAGCACAGCAAGCCTACTTGCAAGGCTTTATCGCGCTAATGCAAGATAAAGAAAAAACCCGAGTAAATATTTGCGGCATTAGTGTTCCAGCCGATATAAACTTAAATGCCGGCACTAAAGTAACTGATATAAAACACATCAATCAACTAAAAGAGATTGCTGAACAACGAGAAGCCACGTTTAAAGATTATATTATTGAGCATGGTGGCATTGCCTCATCAAGGCTATTATTATGTGCACCTAAAATAGATAGCAGCGAAAACGCACAACCGCGTATAGAGTTGTCTGTTTAA
- a CDS encoding ATP-binding protein has protein sequence MSLIKTSSKMKTLLSSFTVKLFVWFWLIAITSIISTRWISQQLSNDAIREVVSQEPKPDELYQLNKMAKRITRHKADNIEQLLTQQEKRLVRTPFNIWLKSTDDNSRVVSAIPLPTKLQRVLTDYLSENSFTQPKTSFFSHTEVVGPAVININNQAYQLFISRKVHKQNISQIVQSLPYWLRILTPTLISFLLCLLLAHSFSKPIRLIKKATTKLGQGDFDSRVEGVGQLSGELEQLANSFNKMAEQLQQNQSSQRRLLGDVSHELRSPMTRLQMALGLAQQESTTPQAREQYLQRCQREIDRLDHMIENVLVLSRLENTLQKAEYEQVNLSTLIQNIINDEQFIADKKSIKINYIAPAKIILLADQTLLTSAISNVLNNAVKYSPEQSAINVKLSVEKQKVILVVSDSGNGVPEESLTQLFTPFYRVNLARDRATGGTGLGLAIAKQAVITHQGEILAKNNADNGLSVIIELPYFE, from the coding sequence ATGTCTCTTATCAAGACGTCGTCTAAAATGAAGACCTTGTTATCTTCATTTACCGTTAAGCTATTTGTGTGGTTTTGGCTTATTGCTATTACATCAATTATTAGTACACGCTGGATTTCTCAACAGCTGTCAAATGATGCTATTCGTGAAGTAGTTAGCCAAGAGCCAAAACCTGATGAACTGTATCAATTAAACAAAATGGCAAAACGTATTACACGTCATAAAGCAGACAACATTGAGCAATTATTAACACAACAAGAAAAAAGACTTGTCCGCACACCCTTTAATATTTGGTTAAAAAGTACCGATGACAATTCAAGGGTGGTTAGTGCTATACCGTTGCCAACAAAGCTACAACGCGTATTAACTGATTACCTTAGCGAGAACTCTTTTACTCAACCAAAAACTAGCTTTTTTTCACACACAGAAGTGGTTGGTCCGGCGGTAATCAATATTAATAATCAGGCTTATCAACTTTTTATTTCGCGTAAAGTTCACAAACAAAATATAAGTCAAATTGTTCAATCGCTACCCTACTGGCTGCGTATTCTTACGCCAACTTTAATCAGTTTTTTACTCTGCTTGCTACTAGCACACTCATTTAGTAAGCCTATTCGCCTCATTAAAAAAGCAACGACAAAATTAGGTCAAGGTGATTTTGACTCTCGTGTTGAAGGCGTTGGTCAACTTAGTGGCGAGCTAGAGCAATTAGCAAATAGTTTTAATAAAATGGCAGAGCAACTACAACAAAACCAAAGCTCACAACGGCGTTTATTAGGTGATGTTTCACATGAACTTCGTTCACCTATGACAAGGCTGCAAATGGCACTAGGGTTAGCACAACAAGAATCAACAACACCACAAGCCCGTGAACAATATTTACAGCGTTGCCAACGAGAAATCGATCGGTTAGATCATATGATTGAAAATGTATTAGTACTCTCTCGATTAGAAAACACCTTACAAAAAGCAGAATATGAACAAGTTAATCTGTCGACATTGATACAAAATATTATAAACGATGAGCAATTTATAGCTGATAAGAAGTCTATTAAAATTAACTATATTGCGCCTGCTAAAATAATACTATTAGCTGACCAAACCTTACTCACAAGTGCAATTAGTAACGTACTTAACAACGCAGTAAAATATAGCCCAGAACAAAGCGCGATTAATGTTAAATTATCGGTAGAAAAACAAAAGGTTATTTTAGTCGTTAGTGATAGCGGCAATGGCGTGCCTGAAGAGTCATTAACGCAGCTTTTTACACCATTTTATCGGGTAAATCTTGCGAGAGATCGTGCAACAGGTGGAACAGGTTTAGGTTTAGCAATAGCGAAACAAGCTGTTATCACGCACCAAGGTGAAATTCTTGCTAAAAATAACGCAGATAATGGATTATCTGTTATTATCGAACTTCCTTATTTTGAATAA
- a CDS encoding ligand-binding sensor domain-containing diguanylate cyclase has protein sequence MFFIKFTYFIIFLVGLITPAFSHEHSSKFTNEYSVEMLTSEDGFVASEIYSIIQDNKGLLWFGTGENGVMRYDGRKVTLFEFDGISTNSLSHNYAGNLMLDREGKIWIGTWGGGANLYEPKTGKFEHFVHEPERADSISSNRIQSLHHDKEGAIWLGSYEHGLNKYLGDNSFEHVQNIEGVDSSLSHNRIWDIEDNDSNSLWVATSFGLNLYNKRNHTFSHFLPEPANLTPTGANEIRSILKTSQNKIYIGTQKGPFIFDTVNNVFTPLETLIDETLGQVNSMIEDHEGNIWFVTSKGLFHQSQTSSHIERFELEYSHGLRIVFEDSSQTLWVTNENHGIYKIIPKRKFKTINSDNLTAPNGIIVDPNGDVLIASSLSALYKWHVSAQKLETLSPNIFSNENSYEGNRLFDKPIMISDGVNSLWLGQDDGLAKFNFITQQVQLLKYPPSDPHYKQFREIRALNIDRHGTLWIGTYKNGIYHYNPSTKTFTHLDDSLGLSHPEVLKIYKDNEQKIWVGTGDGLNLWDEDNHKFVVFKNDINKTGSLLGKIVQDIHQSKDGKLWIATQKGLNLYLPETKTFQYFDKNNGLPTSLIRAITDDNMGNLWLTTNKGISKLDPLSGDITNFDRYSGLLGLNYYPGSLVKADDGTLFTSSQRGVEFFSTSPIETNDYEFNIVLTGFNKMGKPIKLDTPYAYVTEMQLSYRDYFFSFEFSVLDFISPNKNMYAYKLEGYDENWIDMGNRNIVSFTNLDGGTYKLLVKATNSSGKWGDKILSIDLIVSNPPWKTWWAYSLYVLVSILTIFVFIYLRTRLQQKEIDIQKKFVVVLEEQVMEKTASLNAQAKDLIAVNKQLKILTYQDGLTGLYNRRYFDKRLNEEISRHHRQQQPLSLIIGDIDHFKLFNDFYGHQKGDDCLKKVAQCIIDNVARITDANCRYGGEEFAIILPNTAVAESTLIAERLCSAIENMKIIHEKSRTSEFITLTLGVVTVLQEQKTSVDSIVLSADKALYLGKSNGRNNITRAEYKS, from the coding sequence TTGTTTTTTATTAAGTTTACCTATTTTATTATTTTTCTTGTTGGCCTTATTACGCCTGCCTTCAGTCATGAGCATTCTTCAAAATTCACTAACGAATATTCTGTTGAAATGTTAACGTCTGAAGATGGTTTTGTTGCGTCAGAAATCTATTCAATTATTCAAGATAATAAAGGGTTACTTTGGTTTGGCACCGGTGAAAATGGTGTTATGCGTTATGATGGCCGTAAAGTTACTCTTTTTGAATTTGACGGTATTAGTACTAACAGCTTATCCCATAATTATGCTGGCAACCTGATGTTAGACCGTGAAGGGAAAATATGGATAGGCACTTGGGGAGGTGGCGCTAACCTATATGAACCTAAGACAGGAAAATTTGAGCACTTTGTTCATGAACCCGAACGAGCTGACTCTATTTCATCTAACCGTATACAAAGCTTACACCATGATAAAGAAGGAGCTATTTGGTTAGGCTCATATGAACATGGTTTAAATAAATACCTTGGAGATAATAGTTTTGAGCACGTTCAAAATATTGAAGGCGTCGACTCGAGTTTATCTCATAATAGAATATGGGATATTGAAGACAACGATAGTAATAGCCTTTGGGTGGCGACTAGCTTTGGTTTAAATTTATATAATAAACGTAATCATACTTTTTCCCATTTTCTCCCTGAGCCAGCCAACTTAACGCCCACAGGCGCAAACGAAATTAGAAGCATTTTAAAGACGTCACAAAATAAAATTTATATTGGCACTCAAAAAGGTCCATTTATATTTGATACAGTGAATAATGTTTTTACCCCCTTAGAAACTTTAATCGATGAAACCTTAGGTCAAGTCAACTCAATGATTGAAGATCATGAAGGTAATATTTGGTTTGTAACGAGTAAAGGCTTATTTCATCAATCACAAACAAGTTCTCACATTGAAAGATTTGAGCTTGAATACAGTCATGGTTTAAGAATAGTTTTTGAAGATAGCTCCCAAACACTCTGGGTTACTAATGAGAATCACGGTATTTACAAAATAATACCAAAACGAAAATTTAAAACTATTAATAGTGATAATTTAACAGCCCCCAATGGCATCATTGTTGATCCTAATGGCGATGTATTAATCGCATCATCATTATCTGCATTGTATAAATGGCATGTATCAGCACAAAAGTTAGAAACATTATCCCCAAATATTTTTAGTAATGAGAATAGTTATGAAGGAAATCGCTTATTCGATAAGCCTATTATGATTTCGGATGGAGTAAACAGCTTATGGCTTGGACAAGATGATGGGTTAGCTAAATTTAACTTCATAACCCAACAAGTTCAATTATTAAAATATCCTCCTTCAGATCCTCATTACAAACAGTTCAGAGAGATACGAGCACTTAACATTGATCGCCATGGAACCCTTTGGATTGGAACATATAAAAACGGTATATATCACTATAATCCATCGACTAAAACCTTTACTCACTTAGATGATTCTTTGGGCCTATCTCACCCTGAAGTATTAAAAATATATAAAGATAATGAACAAAAAATTTGGGTTGGGACCGGAGATGGCTTAAACCTATGGGATGAAGATAATCATAAATTTGTAGTATTTAAAAATGATATAAATAAAACGGGCAGTTTATTAGGAAAAATAGTACAAGATATACATCAGTCCAAAGATGGTAAATTATGGATTGCCACGCAAAAAGGGCTCAATTTATATTTACCTGAAACCAAAACTTTCCAATATTTTGATAAAAACAATGGTTTACCCACATCGTTAATTCGTGCAATTACCGATGATAATATGGGAAATTTGTGGCTAACAACCAACAAAGGAATTTCAAAATTAGATCCTCTATCTGGAGATATTACCAACTTTGACCGCTATAGTGGCTTATTAGGCTTAAACTATTATCCGGGCAGCCTAGTAAAAGCTGATGACGGAACATTATTTACCAGTAGTCAACGAGGAGTTGAGTTTTTTAGTACCTCACCTATTGAAACAAATGATTATGAATTTAATATTGTTTTAACGGGTTTTAATAAAATGGGAAAGCCCATAAAGCTTGATACCCCATACGCTTATGTTACCGAGATGCAACTGTCTTATCGTGATTACTTTTTCTCTTTTGAATTCTCTGTTTTAGACTTTATTTCTCCTAACAAAAATATGTACGCTTATAAATTGGAAGGATACGATGAAAACTGGATTGATATGGGTAATAGAAATATAGTTTCATTTACTAATTTAGATGGTGGTACTTATAAATTATTAGTTAAAGCAACAAACAGTAGTGGTAAGTGGGGTGATAAAATATTATCCATTGATCTTATTGTATCTAACCCTCCCTGGAAAACGTGGTGGGCTTATAGTTTATATGTATTAGTCTCTATTCTAACTATATTTGTCTTTATTTATTTGAGAACACGACTACAACAGAAAGAAATTGATATTCAGAAAAAATTTGTTGTTGTACTTGAGGAGCAAGTCATGGAAAAAACGGCATCATTGAACGCCCAAGCTAAAGATTTAATAGCAGTAAATAAACAATTGAAGATACTTACTTATCAAGATGGGTTAACCGGTTTATATAATCGACGATATTTTGATAAGAGGTTAAATGAAGAAATAAGCAGGCATCACCGTCAGCAACAACCCCTTTCTCTTATTATTGGCGATATAGATCACTTTAAACTTTTTAATGATTTTTATGGTCATCAAAAAGGTGATGATTGCCTTAAAAAAGTAGCACAATGCATTATTGATAATGTGGCCCGTATCACAGATGCCAATTGTCGTTATGGAGGCGAAGAGTTTGCCATTATTCTGCCAAACACCGCTGTTGCAGAATCGACACTTATTGCTGAGCGCTTATGCTCAGCCATAGAAAATATGAAAATTATCCATGAAAAATCAAGAACTAGTGAATTTATTACATTAACACTAGGCGTGGTAACTGTACTTCAAGAGCAAAAGACATCCGTAGACTCAATCGTACTAAGCGCCGACAAAGCCCTTTATCTTGGCAAATCCAATGGTAGAAATAACATAACTCGCGCTGAGTATAAGTCATAA
- a CDS encoding ATP-binding protein, giving the protein MKIQNKLFLILFSFSFLLVTLLVFLMQWSIGKGMINYVNTKEVEALKPVVIELAKEYQIENNWVSMTGRHDKFIRLISEQLAASEFSPKQKKRSSEHLAFRQPPPTRPSSEQGSRPPRNDLHEGRTPPPSRENEAFYALLDRNQNLVVGRYIEEIDYSKTEIVVKEIIVGYFAVSKRNQLTQGYEVDFIEQQQYYLWIIALFVMSLVALVTLPLARHLVEPLKLITQGMHKLTQGDYQQSINLNREDELGRLSRDYNELAHSLAESETTRKRWLANISHELRTPVAILRGELEAMLDEVRPLNKKNIASANDEVKHLQRLIDDLNLLTSADIGGMRYRKKNEELTQLMHGVIDKYRSYLNDANITLDIEIIEQSINVYVDKTRLCQSFENIINNAIKYSSASCFKISLSIENSHHHSNVLIKFEDNGVGVDDIHLSHLFEHLYRVEDSRNRKTGGSGLGLSICRHIVMAHQGEITAENSPLGGLAIIIKLPIV; this is encoded by the coding sequence ATGAAAATTCAAAATAAACTATTTTTGATCTTATTTAGCTTTAGTTTTTTACTCGTCACTTTATTAGTCTTCCTAATGCAATGGAGCATTGGCAAAGGCATGATTAACTATGTAAATACCAAAGAGGTAGAAGCGCTTAAACCCGTGGTGATAGAGCTAGCTAAAGAATATCAGATAGAAAATAACTGGGTTAGCATGACTGGACGTCATGATAAATTTATTCGTTTAATTTCAGAACAACTTGCTGCAAGCGAATTTTCCCCAAAACAAAAAAAACGCTCATCTGAACACTTAGCTTTTCGTCAACCTCCACCAACTCGTCCTTCATCAGAGCAAGGTTCTCGTCCACCTAGAAATGACTTACATGAAGGAAGAACACCACCACCATCGCGAGAAAATGAAGCCTTTTATGCTTTACTTGATCGCAACCAAAATCTTGTGGTTGGTAGATATATTGAGGAAATAGATTACAGTAAAACAGAAATAGTAGTTAAAGAGATTATCGTTGGTTATTTTGCTGTTTCTAAGCGTAATCAGCTTACCCAAGGCTATGAAGTCGACTTTATTGAGCAACAACAATATTACTTATGGATTATAGCCCTATTTGTTATGAGTTTAGTTGCTTTAGTAACTCTGCCATTAGCTCGGCATTTAGTTGAACCTCTAAAGCTAATAACTCAAGGAATGCACAAACTCACCCAAGGTGACTATCAACAATCTATTAATTTAAACAGAGAAGATGAACTTGGAAGACTAAGTAGAGATTATAATGAATTAGCGCATTCTTTGGCAGAGAGTGAAACGACTAGAAAGCGTTGGTTAGCTAATATATCCCATGAACTACGCACACCTGTAGCTATCTTACGTGGCGAATTAGAAGCGATGTTAGATGAAGTGAGACCATTGAATAAAAAAAATATTGCTTCAGCAAATGACGAGGTAAAGCATCTTCAGCGATTAATTGATGACTTAAATTTACTGACCAGTGCTGACATTGGCGGTATGCGCTATCGTAAAAAAAATGAAGAATTAACACAGTTAATGCATGGCGTGATAGATAAATATCGTAGTTATTTGAATGATGCTAATATCACACTTGATATTGAAATCATTGAACAAAGTATTAATGTTTACGTCGATAAAACTCGCCTTTGCCAATCATTTGAAAATATTATTAATAATGCGATCAAATATTCATCCGCATCATGCTTTAAAATATCCTTGAGCATTGAAAATTCTCATCATCACTCAAACGTATTGATTAAATTTGAAGACAATGGTGTCGGCGTAGACGATATTCATTTGAGTCATTTATTTGAACATTTATACCGTGTTGAAGATTCTCGAAATAGAAAAACAGGCGGTTCAGGTTTAGGTTTATCGATATGCCGACATATTGTCATGGCACATCAGGGAGAAATTACCGCTGAAAACTCGCCTCTTGGTGGTTTAGCTATTATTATTAAGTTACCTATAGTTTAA